One segment of Mycolicibacterium sp. YH-1 DNA contains the following:
- a CDS encoding Pls/PosA family non-ribosomal peptide synthetase: MTADEGPPEFGIPAQYLLSSAATEPRTLIDILYATAERHPDAPALDDGDVQLTYAELIADVEESVEWLAARGIGRGDRIGIRMPSGSYALYVAILSTLAAGAAYVPVDADDPDERAALVFGEAGVVGVITEAGLIRGHGSSRGWRAARPLGRDDAWIIFTSGSTGTPKGVAVTHRNAAAFVDAEAQIFLQANPLGPGDRVLAGLSVAFDASCEEMWLAWRHGACLVPAPRSLVRSGMDLGPWLVARDITVVSTVPTLAALWPAEALEAVRLLIFGGEACPPELAERLAAGPDSAGREVWNTYGPTEATVVACLAKLDGRGPVSIGLPLPGWDLAVVDKDGLPVPVGETGELVIGGVGLARYLDPEKDAEKYAPMPTLGWARAYRSGDLVRLESDGLYFQGRADDQVKVGGRRIELGEVDSALVNLPGVSGGAAAVRKTASGTPLLVGYIASADPDFDVAAARIALAESLPAALVPRLVLVDELPTRTSGKVDRDALPWPVAGDTGADDPDLAGTTGWLAGLWRDVLAAPVAGPEEDFFALGGGSLSAAQLVAALRARYPQVTVADLYDHPRLGSLAGYLDELDPPPAVITRTVKKVPRLTQLAQVGMSLPLATLTGMQWVVWLALFNNIAAGLGLLSWAVPVNWWWILAGFLVFVTPPGRMGIAVLCARMLLGGLEPGTYRRGGSVHLRVWLAERLGEASGAENQAGAPWLVYYARMLGNRVGKGVDLHSAPPVTGMLTLGHRCSIEPEVDLTGHWIDGDHFHVGRIEIGNDATIGARTTLLPGAVVGKNADVAPGSGVVGKVKAGQFWKGSPALKSGKARHPWPDERPRRAPFWVLMYGLTSVLLGGVPLVALGTGLAVLGWAIRDTASLTDAIVPALIWTPVATLAAVVAYAGLTVIGVRVLALGLYEGYHPVRSRVGWQLWATERLMDAARNYLFPIYASLLTPWWLRLLGAKVGRGTEISTALLTPKFTVIEDGAFLADDTMVASYELGGGWIHVAKATIGKRAFLGNSGITQPGRRVPDDGLVAVLSAAPHKAKAGSSWLGSPPIRLRRQPAPADALRTFHPSPRLKLLRSLVETCRVIPLIVTFAIGVAVLGALQYLAGEFGYVWAALGGGIILLVAGAIAGTIAVVAKWLVIGRIRAIEHPLWSSFVWRNEVSDTFVETVAAPWFARAASGTFVMNLWLRALGAKIGAGVWCETYWLPEADLVELGAGATVNRGCVVQTHLFHDRIMRMDTVTLEAGSTLGPHCVALPAARIGAGATVGPASLVMRGDEVPASTRWQGNPIAPWNPLGKKRSGRAAKSKKSGASAA, from the coding sequence GTGACAGCAGACGAGGGACCTCCGGAGTTCGGCATCCCCGCCCAGTACCTGTTGTCCTCGGCGGCGACGGAGCCACGCACGCTGATCGACATCCTCTACGCCACCGCCGAGCGCCATCCGGACGCACCCGCGCTCGACGACGGTGACGTTCAGCTCACCTACGCCGAGCTGATCGCCGACGTCGAGGAGAGCGTGGAGTGGCTGGCCGCCCGGGGCATCGGGCGCGGCGACCGCATCGGCATCCGCATGCCGTCGGGCAGCTACGCGCTGTACGTGGCGATCCTGTCCACCCTCGCCGCAGGCGCGGCATACGTGCCGGTCGACGCTGACGACCCCGACGAGCGGGCCGCCCTGGTGTTCGGCGAGGCCGGCGTCGTCGGCGTCATCACCGAGGCCGGCCTCATCCGCGGTCACGGGTCGTCGCGGGGCTGGCGCGCCGCCAGGCCGCTCGGTCGCGACGACGCGTGGATCATCTTCACGTCCGGCTCGACCGGAACGCCCAAGGGCGTCGCGGTGACGCACCGCAACGCGGCGGCGTTCGTCGACGCCGAGGCCCAGATATTCCTGCAGGCCAATCCGCTAGGGCCCGGCGACCGGGTACTCGCCGGGCTGTCGGTGGCCTTCGACGCGTCATGTGAGGAGATGTGGCTGGCCTGGCGGCACGGCGCATGTCTGGTGCCTGCGCCCCGTTCGCTGGTGCGCAGCGGCATGGATCTGGGGCCGTGGCTGGTGGCGCGCGACATCACGGTGGTCTCGACGGTGCCGACGCTGGCCGCGCTGTGGCCCGCCGAGGCGCTGGAGGCGGTGCGCCTGCTGATCTTCGGCGGCGAGGCATGCCCGCCGGAACTGGCCGAACGGCTCGCGGCCGGCCCCGATTCGGCGGGCCGCGAGGTGTGGAACACCTACGGCCCCACCGAGGCGACTGTCGTGGCGTGCCTGGCCAAGCTGGACGGGCGCGGTCCCGTCAGCATCGGCCTGCCGCTGCCGGGCTGGGACCTGGCCGTCGTCGACAAGGACGGCCTTCCGGTGCCCGTGGGCGAGACCGGGGAGCTGGTGATCGGCGGGGTGGGGCTCGCGCGCTACCTGGACCCGGAGAAGGACGCCGAGAAGTACGCGCCGATGCCCACGCTGGGCTGGGCGCGGGCCTACCGCAGCGGCGACCTGGTCCGCCTCGAGTCCGACGGGCTCTACTTCCAGGGGCGCGCCGACGATCAGGTCAAGGTCGGCGGGCGCCGCATCGAACTCGGCGAGGTCGACTCGGCGCTGGTCAACCTGCCCGGAGTCAGCGGCGGCGCCGCGGCGGTGCGCAAGACCGCAAGCGGCACACCACTTCTGGTCGGCTACATCGCGAGCGCCGACCCGGACTTCGACGTCGCCGCGGCGCGCATTGCGCTGGCCGAGTCGCTGCCCGCCGCGCTGGTGCCGCGCCTGGTCCTGGTCGACGAGCTGCCCACCCGCACGTCGGGCAAGGTCGACCGCGACGCGCTGCCGTGGCCCGTGGCGGGCGACACCGGTGCGGACGACCCCGATCTCGCGGGCACCACCGGCTGGCTCGCCGGACTGTGGCGCGATGTGCTCGCCGCACCCGTCGCGGGACCGGAGGAGGACTTCTTCGCGCTCGGCGGAGGCTCGCTGTCGGCGGCGCAGTTGGTCGCCGCGCTGCGGGCGCGCTACCCGCAGGTGACGGTCGCCGACCTGTACGACCATCCCCGGCTGGGATCGCTGGCGGGCTACCTCGACGAACTCGACCCGCCGCCCGCGGTCATCACGCGGACCGTCAAGAAGGTGCCGCGTCTGACGCAGCTGGCGCAGGTCGGGATGTCGCTGCCGCTGGCGACCCTGACCGGTATGCAGTGGGTGGTGTGGCTGGCGCTGTTCAACAACATCGCCGCGGGTCTGGGCCTGCTGTCGTGGGCCGTGCCGGTCAACTGGTGGTGGATCCTGGCGGGGTTCCTGGTCTTCGTCACGCCCCCGGGCCGGATGGGTATCGCGGTGCTGTGCGCACGCATGCTGCTCGGCGGGCTCGAACCGGGCACCTACCGACGTGGTGGATCGGTGCATCTGCGCGTCTGGCTGGCCGAGCGACTCGGCGAGGCCAGCGGGGCCGAGAACCAGGCCGGTGCGCCATGGCTCGTCTACTACGCCCGGATGTTGGGCAACAGGGTGGGCAAGGGTGTCGACCTGCACTCCGCCCCTCCCGTCACCGGCATGCTGACCCTCGGCCACCGGTGTTCGATCGAGCCGGAGGTCGACCTCACCGGGCACTGGATCGACGGCGACCACTTCCACGTCGGTCGCATCGAGATCGGCAACGACGCCACGATCGGGGCGCGGACGACCCTGCTGCCTGGCGCCGTGGTGGGCAAGAATGCCGACGTCGCACCGGGTTCCGGCGTGGTGGGCAAGGTCAAGGCGGGTCAGTTCTGGAAGGGCTCACCGGCGCTCAAGTCGGGCAAGGCCCGGCACCCGTGGCCCGACGAGCGACCGCGCCGCGCCCCGTTCTGGGTGCTCATGTACGGCCTCACCTCGGTACTGCTCGGCGGTGTGCCCCTCGTCGCGCTTGGTACCGGACTGGCCGTGCTGGGCTGGGCGATCCGGGACACCGCGTCTCTCACCGACGCGATCGTGCCCGCGCTGATCTGGACACCGGTGGCCACGCTGGCCGCGGTTGTCGCCTACGCCGGGTTGACGGTGATCGGTGTCCGCGTGTTGGCACTGGGGCTGTACGAGGGCTATCACCCGGTGCGCAGCCGCGTCGGCTGGCAGCTGTGGGCCACCGAACGGCTCATGGATGCGGCGCGCAACTATCTGTTCCCCATCTACGCCAGCCTGCTCACCCCGTGGTGGCTGCGTTTGCTTGGCGCGAAAGTCGGTCGCGGAACCGAGATCTCGACCGCGCTGCTCACCCCGAAGTTCACCGTCATCGAGGACGGCGCGTTCCTGGCCGACGACACCATGGTGGCCTCCTACGAACTCGGCGGCGGCTGGATTCACGTCGCCAAGGCGACGATCGGCAAGCGGGCGTTCCTCGGCAACTCCGGTATCACCCAACCCGGCCGACGGGTACCCGATGACGGTCTGGTCGCGGTGCTGAGCGCGGCACCGCACAAGGCGAAGGCGGGCTCGTCGTGGTTGGGCAGCCCCCCGATCCGGTTGCGCCGCCAACCGGCCCCGGCCGACGCACTGCGCACATTCCATCCGTCGCCGCGGTTGAAGCTGCTGCGCTCACTGGTCGAGACGTGCCGCGTCATCCCGCTCATCGTCACGTTCGCGATCGGCGTCGCGGTGCTCGGTGCGCTGCAGTACCTGGCCGGTGAGTTCGGCTACGTGTGGGCCGCGTTGGGTGGCGGGATCATCCTGCTGGTGGCCGGCGCGATCGCCGGAACCATCGCGGTGGTGGCGAAGTGGTTGGTGATCGGCAGGATTCGCGCCATCGAGCATCCCCTGTGGTCGTCGTTCGTCTGGCGCAACGAGGTGTCGGACACCTTTGTCGAGACGGTCGCCGCACCCTGGTTCGCCCGCGCCGCCAGCGGCACGTTCGTGATGAACCTCTGGCTGCGGGCGCTCGGCGCGAAGATCGGGGCCGGGGTGTGGTGCGAGACGTACTGGCTGCCCGAGGCCGACCTGGTCGAGCTGGGCGCGGGCGCGACGGTCAACCGTGGCTGCGTCGTGCAGACGCACCTGTTCCACGACCGCATCATGCGGATGGACACCGTCACACTCGAGGCCGGTTCGACGCTCGGGCCGCACTGTGTGGCGCTACCCGCCGCGAGGATCGGCGCGGGTGCCACGGTGGGACCCGCCTCCCTGGTGATGCGCGGCGACGAGGTCCCGGCCTCGACCCGATGGCAGGGCAACCCGATCGCGCCATGGAACCCGTTGGGCAAGAAGCGCAGCGGCCGCGCGGCGAAGTCGAAGAAGTCCGGAGCCTCCGCCGCGTGA
- the lhgO gene encoding L-2-hydroxyglutarate oxidase, with amino-acid sequence MARYRFCVIGAGIVGLATAHRLLSEHPGASVVVIEAEDDVGRHQTGHNSGVIHSGIYYEPGSLKATLCKAGEQATKEFCAEHAIEFDECGKLIVATDAGEVARCDALAERAVINGIECRRVSGAELTEMEPNVTGLAALYLPRTGIVDYRRVCTTLAGLILDSGGELRTGERVVAIEEGAAGVTVGTTSGTVACERLMVCAGLQADRLARMAGLRVDVQIVPFRGEYFRLPPGRSGFVQRLIYPVPDPALPFLGVHLSPTISGDITVGPSAVLGLAREGYPKFSVNLRDVASMATFPGVWRVAAANIALGCREIGNSVFKGRYLTECRRYAPELTKADLLAHPAGIRAQAVGRDGTLLHDFVIERTDRMIHVLNSPSPAATAALPIGRHIAALAA; translated from the coding sequence ATGGCTCGTTACCGCTTCTGCGTGATCGGCGCAGGCATTGTCGGACTCGCGACAGCACACCGACTGCTGAGTGAGCACCCTGGCGCCTCCGTCGTGGTCATCGAGGCCGAGGATGACGTGGGCCGGCACCAGACCGGGCACAACAGCGGCGTCATCCACTCCGGCATCTACTACGAACCGGGCAGCCTCAAGGCGACGTTGTGCAAGGCGGGGGAGCAGGCCACCAAGGAGTTCTGCGCCGAGCACGCCATCGAGTTCGACGAGTGCGGCAAGCTCATCGTGGCCACCGACGCAGGCGAGGTCGCGCGATGCGACGCCCTGGCCGAGCGCGCAGTGATCAACGGCATCGAGTGCCGCCGGGTCAGCGGCGCGGAACTGACCGAGATGGAACCCAACGTCACCGGTCTGGCCGCGTTGTACCTGCCCCGCACCGGCATAGTCGACTACCGCAGGGTGTGTACGACGCTGGCCGGCCTGATCCTGGACTCGGGCGGGGAACTGCGCACCGGTGAACGCGTCGTCGCGATCGAGGAGGGCGCCGCAGGCGTCACGGTCGGCACGACGTCGGGCACCGTTGCCTGTGAGCGTCTGATGGTGTGTGCGGGCCTTCAGGCCGACCGCCTGGCCCGGATGGCGGGCCTGCGGGTCGACGTCCAGATCGTGCCATTCCGCGGCGAGTACTTCCGGCTGCCGCCTGGCCGGTCCGGGTTCGTGCAGCGGCTGATCTACCCGGTGCCCGACCCGGCGCTGCCGTTCCTCGGCGTGCACCTGAGCCCAACGATCTCCGGCGATATCACCGTCGGGCCCAGCGCGGTGCTCGGTCTCGCGCGGGAGGGCTACCCGAAGTTCTCGGTGAACCTGCGCGACGTCGCGTCGATGGCCACCTTCCCCGGGGTGTGGCGCGTCGCGGCGGCGAACATCGCCCTGGGTTGCAGGGAGATCGGCAACTCGGTGTTCAAGGGCAGATACCTGACGGAGTGCCGCAGGTACGCGCCTGAGCTGACCAAGGCCGACCTGCTGGCCCATCCCGCGGGTATCCGCGCCCAGGCCGTCGGCCGCGACGGGACGTTGCTGCACGACTTCGTCATCGAGCGGACCGACCGGATGATCCATGTGCTGAACTCGCCGTCGCCAGCGGCCACCGCGGCGTTGCCCATCGGGCGCCACATTGCCGCGCTGGCCGCGTAG
- a CDS encoding acyltransferase, protein MGSTETPPASGGAKLRARIIGLDGVRGLLCLSIAITHVTTHYTPKTAETWMTSLLGFSLVYFFVLSGFLLFLPYVRNLVVDRAAAKMPGVRDYALHRIARIMPCYLVIFLIVNYVLQVAYVQNPALQPLGTDDGTGMITDPGMLLANLTLTQTYFPAYIQTGINPAWSLTLEYAFYASLPLLGMILFALRKRINLNPFVLAALAPALLLIVGLVGRSLIPVVFAHAGTTDFMLLNWGPNWAAVFTKSFLTNADNFALGMFAAVVFVAIERGALVERWSARVRTISAVAILPTFAVSAVLLVVANQFVTAGVAVVAALMILVIVAPLARGERTRLAVWLDSRPIRYVGEISLSAYLWHFPVMLMLDRLNLMAGDTAAGMWRNVVLLLAVTIAVASVTYYAVEKPVMRWIKSRRTRRLALGQDAKPVPAEPAPSAP, encoded by the coding sequence GTGGGTTCAACCGAGACGCCCCCCGCGTCGGGTGGCGCGAAGTTGCGGGCTCGGATCATCGGGCTCGACGGCGTGCGCGGTCTGCTCTGCCTGTCGATCGCCATCACCCACGTAACCACGCACTACACACCCAAGACCGCGGAGACGTGGATGACGAGCCTGCTGGGGTTCTCCCTGGTGTACTTCTTCGTCCTCAGTGGCTTTTTGCTGTTCCTGCCGTACGTGCGGAATCTCGTCGTGGATCGCGCCGCCGCGAAGATGCCGGGCGTGCGTGACTACGCGCTGCACCGGATCGCCCGGATCATGCCCTGCTATCTGGTGATCTTCCTGATCGTCAACTACGTACTGCAGGTCGCGTACGTCCAGAATCCCGCGCTGCAGCCGCTCGGCACCGATGACGGCACCGGAATGATCACCGACCCCGGAATGCTGCTCGCCAACCTCACCCTGACCCAGACCTACTTTCCCGCCTACATCCAGACCGGCATCAACCCCGCGTGGTCGCTGACGCTGGAGTACGCGTTCTACGCGTCCCTGCCGCTGCTCGGCATGATCCTGTTCGCGCTGCGCAAGCGGATCAACCTCAACCCCTTCGTGCTGGCGGCACTGGCACCTGCCCTGCTGCTCATCGTGGGGCTGGTCGGCCGGTCGCTGATCCCCGTCGTGTTCGCCCACGCCGGGACGACGGACTTCATGTTGCTCAACTGGGGGCCGAACTGGGCCGCCGTCTTCACCAAGAGCTTCTTGACCAATGCGGACAACTTCGCCCTCGGGATGTTCGCCGCCGTGGTGTTCGTGGCGATCGAACGCGGTGCGCTCGTCGAGCGATGGAGCGCTCGGGTGCGGACGATCAGCGCGGTGGCGATCCTGCCGACATTCGCGGTGTCCGCGGTGCTGCTCGTGGTGGCCAACCAGTTCGTCACCGCAGGCGTCGCCGTGGTCGCCGCACTGATGATCCTGGTGATCGTGGCACCGCTGGCGCGTGGTGAGCGGACCAGGCTGGCGGTGTGGCTGGACAGCCGCCCCATCCGCTACGTCGGCGAGATCTCGCTGTCGGCCTACCTGTGGCACTTCCCGGTCATGCTCATGCTGGACCGCTTGAATCTGATGGCGGGTGACACCGCAGCGGGCATGTGGCGCAACGTCGTGCTGCTGCTGGCCGTCACCATCGCGGTCGCCTCGGTGACCTACTACGCCGTCGAGAAGCCCGTCATGAGGTGGATCAAGAGCCGTCGAACCAGGAGGCTCGCGCTAGGGCAGGACGCGAAGCCGGTACCCGCCGAACCTGCGCCCAGCGCGCCGTAG
- a CDS encoding 2-oxo-4-hydroxy-4-carboxy-5-ureidoimidazoline decarboxylase: protein MYQGVGLDAFNAWPERRAAYALYECANCLRLSRDLARGRPYPDHATLFRQADALLFAMPEAAIDQILEACPDVGRRPRSPRSRAEQCSVWDDDTAVMAALSSAAGAYAQRFGFGFVMFVNGLCAADVTASVIDRMHNDLETERKVVRNELAKVNRSRLERMLGPEGGYHNW from the coding sequence ATGTATCAGGGGGTTGGCCTCGATGCGTTCAACGCGTGGCCTGAGCGCAGGGCTGCCTACGCGTTGTACGAGTGCGCCAACTGCCTGAGACTGTCGCGCGACCTTGCGCGTGGGCGGCCCTACCCCGACCACGCCACGTTGTTTCGGCAAGCCGATGCGCTGCTGTTCGCCATGCCCGAGGCCGCGATCGATCAGATCCTGGAGGCGTGCCCCGACGTCGGTCGCCGGCCCCGCAGCCCCCGCAGCCGCGCCGAGCAGTGTTCGGTGTGGGATGACGACACCGCCGTGATGGCGGCCCTGTCATCGGCGGCCGGGGCCTACGCGCAGCGGTTCGGGTTCGGATTCGTGATGTTCGTCAACGGGCTGTGCGCCGCAGACGTGACCGCATCGGTGATCGACCGCATGCACAACGACCTCGAGACCGAACGCAAGGTGGTCCGCAACGAACTCGCGAAGGTCAACCGGAGTCGGCTGGAGCGAATGCTGGGACCCGAAGGCGGATACCACAATTGGTGA
- a CDS encoding inorganic diphosphatase yields the protein MEFEVVVEIQKGSRNKYEVDHETGKLKLDRYLYTAFGYPADYGFIEDTLGEDGDPLDALVLLPEPLFPGAALDARPVAMFRMTDEKGGDDKVLCVPAGDPRWDHVQDVGDVNEFELEAIKHFFVHYKDLEPGKYVKAADWVGREEAEAEVKASIERFKNSGH from the coding sequence GTGGAGTTCGAGGTTGTCGTCGAGATCCAAAAGGGCTCGCGCAATAAGTACGAGGTGGATCACGAAACCGGCAAGCTGAAGCTGGACCGCTACCTCTACACGGCCTTCGGCTACCCGGCCGACTACGGCTTCATCGAGGACACCCTCGGCGAGGACGGGGACCCGCTGGACGCGCTGGTGCTGCTGCCTGAGCCGCTGTTCCCGGGGGCGGCGCTGGATGCCCGTCCGGTCGCGATGTTCCGGATGACCGACGAGAAGGGCGGCGACGACAAGGTGTTGTGCGTCCCCGCAGGCGATCCGCGCTGGGACCACGTCCAGGACGTCGGCGACGTCAACGAGTTCGAACTCGAGGCCATCAAGCACTTCTTCGTGCACTACAAGGATCTCGAGCCGGGCAAGTACGTCAAGGCCGCCGACTGGGTCGGACGCGAAGAGGCCGAGGCCGAGGTGAAGGCCTCCATCGAGCGGTTCAAGAACAGCGGTCACTGA
- the dacB gene encoding D-alanyl-D-alanine carboxypeptidase/D-alanyl-D-alanine-endopeptidase gives MRPTRWRRSTHVLVGVAVLLLVTAVVAVGAMLTTGGPASDAAQAVDRQPDPAVAEPAVFGLAHTAPEPKPTLLAARLAPVVADPNLGRFTGRVTDAVTGTELWTQGASIPMQPASTNKTLTAAAALLALDRDATLRTTVHTDVDSPGVVILKGGGDPTLSAAGPKTQTWYRNAARIADLADQVRASGTAVRSVMVDLSAYSGPTMAPGWDPLDIQNGDIAPIESVMLDGGRTQPVSVESRRSNTPGLDAGRALAVALGVNPAKVGVVPSTVVEGDEIASVSSPPLMERLRDMMNASDNVMAESIGREVAAALGRPQSFDGAAHAVLDEIGDAGIDTTGAVLFDSSGLSIDDRLTAQTLDEVVVAATGDEEPRLRPLVDLLPIAGGSGTLSNRFLDTAPGRDAAGFLRAKTGSLTGTNALAGIVTDASGRVLTFSLISNEAGPTGRTSIDAVAAALRSCGCSA, from the coding sequence ATGCGGCCCACTCGGTGGCGTCGGTCCACCCACGTACTCGTGGGTGTCGCGGTGCTGCTGCTCGTCACCGCGGTGGTGGCGGTGGGCGCCATGCTCACCACAGGCGGTCCCGCATCCGACGCGGCGCAGGCCGTCGACCGGCAGCCGGATCCGGCCGTCGCGGAGCCCGCTGTCTTCGGGCTCGCGCACACCGCCCCCGAGCCGAAACCCACCCTGCTCGCGGCCAGGCTGGCCCCGGTTGTCGCCGATCCGAATCTCGGACGGTTCACCGGCCGCGTCACCGACGCCGTCACCGGGACCGAGCTGTGGACCCAGGGTGCGTCGATCCCGATGCAGCCGGCCTCGACCAACAAGACACTCACCGCAGCGGCCGCGCTGCTCGCGCTCGATCGCGACGCCACGCTGAGAACCACGGTGCACACCGACGTCGACTCGCCGGGCGTGGTGATCCTCAAGGGCGGTGGTGATCCGACACTGTCGGCGGCAGGCCCCAAGACGCAGACCTGGTACCGCAACGCGGCCCGGATCGCCGACCTCGCCGATCAGGTGCGCGCGTCCGGTACCGCCGTCAGATCAGTGATGGTGGACCTGAGCGCCTACAGCGGCCCCACCATGGCGCCCGGCTGGGATCCGTTGGACATCCAGAACGGCGATATCGCCCCAATCGAGTCGGTGATGCTTGACGGTGGTCGCACCCAGCCGGTGAGCGTCGAGTCGCGACGGTCGAACACGCCTGGCCTGGACGCCGGACGGGCACTGGCCGTGGCGCTGGGCGTCAACCCGGCGAAGGTCGGTGTCGTGCCCTCGACGGTGGTTGAGGGGGACGAGATCGCCTCGGTTTCCTCGCCGCCGCTCATGGAACGGCTGCGCGACATGATGAACGCCTCGGACAACGTGATGGCCGAGAGCATTGGCCGCGAGGTCGCCGCGGCACTGGGCCGGCCGCAGAGCTTCGACGGAGCCGCCCACGCGGTGCTCGACGAGATCGGTGACGCCGGGATCGACACCACCGGGGCGGTGCTGTTCGACTCCAGCGGGCTGTCGATCGACGACAGGTTGACTGCGCAGACGCTGGATGAGGTCGTCGTCGCTGCCACCGGCGACGAGGAACCCCGATTGCGTCCACTCGTCGATCTGCTGCCCATCGCCGGTGGTAGCGGCACGCTGTCCAACCGGTTCCTGGACACCGCCCCTGGCCGTGACGCCGCGGGTTTCCTGCGCGCCAAGACCGGTTCGCTGACGGGTACCAACGCGTTGGCGGGCATCGTCACCGATGCGAGCGGCAGGGTCCTGACGTTCTCCCTGATCTCGAACGAGGCCGGTCCCACCGGACGCACGTCGATCGACGCGGTGGCCGCCGCACTGCGGTCCTGCGGGTGCAGCGCATGA
- a CDS encoding zinc-dependent metalloprotease, giving the protein MTSAAGPTVGRTVDWNFAATVGGKLVRPAPATTDYTRRQVIDELADSARRAELPVREVTGLNEGSEIAEARVIDRREWVCAATESMRVMTGGDNGEGKSSGLLTRRITGAQTGAVLAFISSGILGQYDPFTANGGELLLVYPNVIAVERLMRVSPVDFRLWVCLHEVTHRVQFRANPWLAGYMSSTLGVLTDEDGQDLGAMIGRLNEFVRDRRNSNGEATQPNSEGIVGLLRAVQSEPQREALDKLLVLGTLLEGHADHVMDAVGPAVVPSVATIRRRFNERRQRRQPPLQRVIRALLGVDAKMSQYTRGKAFVDDVVDKVGMARFNTVWTSPETLPLPSEVDEPQRWIERVL; this is encoded by the coding sequence ATGACTTCCGCCGCAGGCCCGACGGTCGGCCGCACCGTCGACTGGAATTTCGCCGCCACGGTCGGAGGCAAGCTGGTCCGGCCCGCGCCGGCGACCACCGACTACACGCGCAGGCAGGTCATCGACGAACTGGCCGACTCCGCACGGCGGGCAGAGCTGCCGGTGCGTGAGGTCACCGGGCTCAACGAGGGCTCCGAGATCGCCGAGGCGCGCGTCATTGACCGTCGTGAATGGGTGTGCGCCGCCACCGAATCCATGCGCGTCATGACAGGTGGGGACAATGGCGAAGGCAAGTCGAGCGGCCTGCTGACGCGCCGCATCACGGGCGCCCAGACAGGCGCCGTTCTGGCATTCATCTCGTCGGGCATCCTCGGCCAGTACGACCCGTTCACGGCAAATGGCGGTGAGCTACTCCTGGTGTACCCCAACGTCATTGCCGTCGAGCGCCTGATGCGGGTGTCACCCGTGGACTTCCGGCTCTGGGTGTGCCTGCACGAGGTGACCCACCGGGTGCAGTTCCGGGCCAATCCGTGGCTGGCCGGGTACATGTCGAGCACGCTCGGGGTGCTCACCGACGAGGACGGTCAGGACCTCGGTGCGATGATCGGCCGGCTCAATGAGTTCGTGCGCGATCGCAGGAACTCGAACGGCGAAGCCACCCAACCGAATTCCGAGGGCATCGTCGGACTGCTGCGGGCCGTCCAGTCCGAACCGCAACGCGAGGCGCTCGACAAACTGCTGGTGTTGGGCACCCTTCTGGAGGGCCACGCCGACCACGTGATGGACGCCGTCGGCCCCGCCGTGGTGCCGTCGGTGGCCACCATCCGGCGCAGGTTCAACGAGCGCAGGCAACGCCGACAACCCCCGCTGCAGCGCGTGATCCGGGCGCTTCTCGGTGTGGACGCCAAGATGAGTCAGTACACCCGGGGCAAGGCCTTCGTCGACGACGTGGTGGACAAGGTGGGTATGGCCAGGTTCAACACCGTGTGGACGTCACCCGAGACCCTGCCACTGCCAAGCGAAGTCGACGAGCCGCAGCGATGGATCGAACGGGTCCTGTAG
- the tilS gene encoding tRNA lysidine(34) synthetase TilS produces MDRTGPVAALRRAVEDFIRANPPEENRWCVALSGGADSLALTAVAARLRPTTALIVDHGLQDGSAGVAATAREQALALGCVEARVLPVSVGSAGGPEAAARSARYAALDAARAGLSVLLGHTLDDQAETVLLGLGRGSGPRSIAGMRALDPPWGRPLLGTRRTVTEAACAELGLSPWHDPHNTDRRFTRVRLRTEVLPLLEDVLGGGVAESLARTAAALREDTETLDALAHDVLAGCTPGAGLAITDLIGLPASVRRRVIRGWLLTGGATGLTDKQIRGIDVLVTGWRGQGGVAVGSPLHRERLVAVRRDGRLELTREPV; encoded by the coding sequence ATGGATCGAACGGGTCCTGTAGCTGCGCTGCGTCGCGCGGTGGAGGACTTCATCCGCGCGAACCCGCCTGAGGAGAACCGATGGTGCGTCGCGCTGTCCGGCGGCGCGGACTCGCTCGCCCTGACCGCCGTCGCGGCCCGGCTGCGTCCCACCACGGCGCTGATCGTCGACCACGGACTGCAGGACGGCTCGGCCGGGGTCGCCGCCACAGCGCGTGAGCAGGCGCTCGCATTGGGCTGTGTGGAGGCCCGCGTGCTGCCGGTCAGCGTCGGCTCGGCGGGTGGTCCCGAGGCCGCCGCGCGCAGCGCCCGCTACGCCGCGCTGGATGCGGCGCGCGCGGGATTGTCCGTGCTGCTCGGGCACACGCTCGACGATCAGGCCGAGACGGTGCTGCTTGGTCTGGGCCGCGGGTCGGGTCCGCGATCCATCGCGGGGATGCGCGCACTGGATCCGCCGTGGGGCCGACCCCTGCTGGGGACGCGTCGGACCGTCACCGAGGCGGCCTGTGCGGAACTGGGGCTGTCGCCGTGGCACGACCCGCACAACACCGACCGGCGGTTCACCCGGGTGCGGCTGCGCACCGAGGTGCTGCCACTGCTCGAGGACGTGCTCGGTGGAGGTGTCGCCGAATCGCTGGCCCGCACCGCTGCCGCCCTGCGGGAGGACACCGAGACTCTCGACGCCCTCGCGCATGACGTGCTGGCCGGGTGCACGCCAGGGGCAGGCCTGGCGATCACCGACCTGATCGGGCTGCCCGCGTCGGTCCGGCGCCGGGTGATCCGTGGCTGGCTGCTGACCGGCGGCGCGACGGGCCTGACAGACAAGCAGATTCGCGGTATCGACGTCCTGGTCACCGGGTGGCGGGGACAAGGCGGCGTCGCTGTCGGATCACCGCTGCACCGCGAGCGACTCGTCGCCGTGCGGCGCGACGGAAGGCTCGAGCTGACCCGCGAACCCGTGTGA